From the Nematostella vectensis chromosome 7, jaNemVect1.1, whole genome shotgun sequence genome, the window CAGCTTTCAATTTAAAAGACTATCTATCTGCATTTACAAAATAGTGCCACATGTATAAACAAAATACTAGAAACTGTTTACTTGAATATAATACATCATTAGAACGCCTCTTTTTCTCTTTAGCTGATCATAAAAAACACCACCCGAATTGTGTAATCCTTTTTAAAAGGCATTTTACATTGTACTAAATCACACACAAGGACGACAATAGTCAAACAAGATTACCTTGAAAAatttacaaataaaacaaagtttttaacTTTCTTAATAAGTTGATCTAAAAATATACTATTCGTTgtgttatttttatctttcaaaTTAAAGACTGATTTTTATCACATTAAGAAAACACCAATGATCACCCACAGTCCggggtaaaacaaaaaaattagttACGCATCATAACCTTATTGCTGTAGCTAAAAGAACACTGGTGTAATTCCTCAAACTTTAGTTATGTATCTTTTGTGACGACATTCTCTATTTGGGCACTTTGTGTATATAAAAGGCTACAGGAAAATCAGAATTAACGTCTTTTTTCAATTCTCAGAAAATAGGGTAGCCATTGAAAAACACTTCCATCAAATTAGAACCTGTTGGAAATATATACCATAGAATTGTCTAGTCAAGCAAGCCCAATGGAGAAATTGCAAGCGTTGCCATAGAAGCATTGTATCATGACATATAAGGCGTTGCTATGGTAGCAACGTATCATTACATATAAGGCGTTTATTACACTATTTTCGTGTTCTGGAAGCAGCATTGTATATTGGACCGAACTATAAATTCCCATTTGATTTTGCCCCATTTGGTAATTATAGAAGGAAAATTTGCCAAGGCCTCATGTCACAATTTCCGGGCGCCACTTAGATTCGCATACCAAAAAATGGTGTATtgcactttttttaatttttttcgggTTTTATATTTTCGTAATGCAAGTAAGAGCGAAAATTAAGGTAATACGAATATTTTCAGGTTTGCAGTATGCAATAGGCTATACCATTCAGGTAATAGTCGGCAGGAATCGGCGAATGCAACCGCTTACCGATCAACGCCGAACGATTATTGATTGCAATAGCTCCATAGCATATTCCAAATAAGGCAACACGCGAGCAAGCACGTGGCACTTTCAAAACATTGTCCCAACTGACCTAACAAAAATACTCCAGTAATTCCAGTTTAAAATTTCCAATGAGTACAACTTGACTGATTTTGTAAAGTTGTAGGGAAAACTTCAAGAACTCGCAAATTCTTGGGAAATATTCGATTAGTTTCCGAAGATTGACGGACGGTTCTCGGTAAGTTTTCGGAAAACCTTCCAAGACCCGTGAATTCGTGTCAAATTTCCGATTAGTTTTTAACGGATCATGGGGTCCTCGGAAAGTTTTCGGAAAACCCTCGAGACACCGGTATCGCACCCCTGCTGGTTGGTGGAGACCATGAATTATTGGCTTATGGATACTGCGTAAGACGTCTTTAACTGGAGTGCATGTCCATCACGGATTGTGTCATGCCTCCCTCAGACACGATAATTGACGGCGAACTCTGGCTGGACGAGATGAGTTGGGACCCGGGGTGTCCCGGAtggtgcgcatgcgcgtgaGGGTGTCCCGGCGGCGGCATCATCATGGCGTGAGGGTGCCCCGGGATGTACATGGGCTGTGGCTGCGGTGGCATGGATGAGCGGTACGCATGAGGGGACTGCAGCTGGCCATGCATGGAGTGAGCCATGGTGGTAGCTATCTGCATGGTGCCCACGCCGCTGCTGGCGGGGTCCTGCATGTAGGCCCGAGGCGAGAAGTGAGGAGGCTGCACCCCTCCGTCGAGGTGGTAGTTGGGGTGAGCCTGCGGGTGATGCTGCTCCGGGTAGTACCCCGGTGGGGGATGCCCGGGACCGGGTCCGTAGCGAGGTGGTCCGGGGGACGGTATCCCCTGCCCTATGGAGCTTTTCCGCCGTCTAGACTTGAATACTGTCACAACAGGGGATTTGCCAGCTCTGTTGGAAGCGTCAATCATGGGCTGCACGATTCGTCTTCTCGCATTGATAAACCTTCAAGAACAGTCAAATGCTGTATTAGAATGTGATActttaaaactttgttttatgTTAATGGCCGCGTTACTTTAaaatgttgtgtttttttttataacgtTTTATTTAAAGATGCCAGTAGCGGGTCTACGGGGAGGGTctagggggtttaacccccctcctatgggctgccagaaagccatatgaaaaaaaaaaaaaatccaaaaaattTGACGAAATATTAATTGTGTGAAAAGTACTGCGTGCAAAATTCAAGAAATTAACACTGTACGaaagtatttatttattggaaAAGTTACGGTGCGGTAAGATATCTGTGCGTCTGCTGTTTTTCCATTTTTACAGTGGCCCACTTAATTGAAAAGCCATATGAATCCTAACCACCAAAGAAAGCAATCTCACCGTCTAGGCGTATAAAAGCTCTATATAAAAGGGGAAGGAATCTTAACAGGAAACAGGATGGACAATCTGAAAAGCCAGAAACCATTTCCGGAGAGTAGAAAGCGCGGGAAAACATTACTATTAAAATTCTTGGGTATTCAAAAGTGTAGAATAAGTAAGATCGACATAAAATGGCCCAGTGAGGTATTCTAGGGTAATCCTTTGGGCGTTTTAATTTGATAACGAAAGTTTGACCAATTTCTAGACAGTTTCAGCACGGTTTGCAATCTCTAAAGTCATACCATGCTAATCGTGTTATCTCAAAACCGCGGATAtcacaaagaaacaaatgaatattccattaccactatcataggtaaaatatttttcatgaaAAACTTTtcataatattttctttacgATAATCTTTACCGATATCGTTAGTACAGGGTTATCTCGGCGCGATTAAGATAGCTTTTCGAACTCGAAGATTTTTAAAGTCTCGTAATGGTTTTGTTATCTTCCAAAACAGAGCGAATTGATCAGCAAGTTAAATTTTTTATCGATATTGAAACGCCGTTCAAACCGCACTGGAAAATCAAATGAGAACTCTTCGGAAAGGTTTTATAGATAACTGCACAGCTTTTATTGCGAGGTTTTTCGCATTATACCCGCTAAGATTAGAATATATCTACCGAAGGAAGTCCTCTTCATCTAGAGTACACATCCATTAGTTGGCGGAAAAGGGAGGAAAGAGAAAATATTGTACAATCTAACAAGTTCTTTTTAAAAACGGTCTCCTTTGTTATTTATCGGAGCAAACACAGTTCAAATAGTATTAAACTATAGTAAAATTAAGGTGGCAAAATATGGTTATGGTCTTCTGAAAACACGTTTAAACAGTTAAAGGATTTTTATGTCAAAGTTGCTCTTTTTTGCATCGAATGTTTAAATGCCCTCTAGACCTTCAaattgaaagaaataataaaaactctTAGGAAAATTGAGCGAAATTTCTATGATTATTATatcaagaaataaaacaaggcCAAGCTTCAAAAAGAACATGAAGACAAAGCCCCAAGCACATTGTAGGATATACGACTATCCAATATGTGCGTTCTAACGATTACCGTGCGCGTTTGGGATAGACAAAAATATTGAACCACGGAAAGATCCAAGCATTTGCCAGtcaaaaatatagaaaaaggGAAGTAAAACTCAGGTCATTATTTCTTTACTTGAAAAGGGATCGCCTGGTTGGTTGATGTCAAAAGTTTAAAAGCGAGCAGTAAAGCGTCGGCATCAGAATGTTTGACAAAGCACGACTTTATCACGGAGTAGGGTAAGTTTGCCGAATACGCGGAAGAAGATCAAGAATGCAAAACGGAAACACAACCtgaatttccttttttgttaCGAAAAAACTTCTAAGCTGAGAGCACTACTTTTGATGTCCTCGACAGAAATGTTCCGCTTTCATGGAAACAATCGGATCTGGGAAAATCCAAATGCACCTTGAAGGTACAGGCCTTGGAAATCAGGCAATGATATGTCACCGAAAACTCCCAATTAGTATGATAACACGACATATCACGAGGCAAACTGAAGGAATGAAAAACGCCTAAAGGCAAGTTTGTTTCATGCAGTAGTTATTGAGGTTACAAATAAACAGAATTCCAAGTCTGGAAGCGCAATGAATTAGTAAAAAAAGAGGGTAGGAACTATACCACCTGATTGTCAATAAACAATCAAGCataaaaaattaattttagCAACGAGGGAAAATGCCTTTAGGGCGTTGGGCGGATAGGTGTGACTGGTATCTCTGGGTGGTAGAATGCGGGGTGTGGAGTATGATCTACGGGTAGTTAGAAGCAGGTATTGCACGCTGTTATAACAGGGGAATATCAGTGATGAAGCAATACATTCTAATGACTAGTTGGCAAATTGGCTTGGGATGAATATAATTCTATTAAACAATGTGAATGTTTTTATTAGACATAGATGTTAATTTTAACGccattttagttttatttattttggaaATTTGGGAtgttaaaagaaaatgtcaaaGTTGATAAAGTATTTTGGATAGAATTAACAGCGAAGGGGTTTAAACGAgttgtgttaaaaaaaaagaatcctGTGAAGGGTTTATCGGTACAGAATTGACAAACATGGGAAATTTGACAAATATACACGAGTTTACCACACGGGCAGTTGAATGAGTCAGATGTGTATTTAAAAACCTCCTTTGTTGCGTTCTTGACATCCAATTTATTACACACAAAAAACAGCCTTAATCAAATTTCTAAAAGGCTTTTAAAGATATTTAGACGGCTAGTTATTTAGccaaataaatcaaaagttCTTTGTGTAATACTCTCAACATGAAAAAACACGATTTGATGGTTGGAGGAAAATAGCATCATTCATGAGAGTTTCCGAGTCTTCGACGTGTGTTCGTAATGTGTTTTAAGGACATCTTTAAGACTTTTAAGTACGGTAGATAGCATTTGAGTCTAATCTGACAACGCTATGGCACGGGTCTTAATTCGCTTTTATCCCTATAATATGGATTATATGGCTAGGGGCTGATTTCCGACACTTGTGCGGGGATAAACGGAGGAAAAGATATCGAGTTTAGATCACTTGTGAAAGATGAATAAAGTGGCAAATTCGCTACGATTCACTTAATATAGCAAAACTTTTCTCGGCTCTTCTGCAGTTTAGAGAAACTTATTCTGGGTAAGAATTCTCCTAGAAcgatataaaataaagataagaTTAATTGTGTGAACAAGTCTAGAGGTGGAAAAAAACTTGCTTGTTTCACATGGGCGAGTTTTGGCTTAAAAAACAGGGGGCGCTTTTCACCACAGTTCCTTTTTCACCAAAAATGTATCGAGGTAACGTAGGAGAAATTTCAAGCTTTATTTCTCTTCTTTTAAGAGATATAAAACAggctgggttttttttaaaccaaacaAAGAAACATTGGACTTCCACCACAACGTccggtttttttttcaataccGTCTTTGGTAATCAGAGCTGTTTCTTTCAACCAAGAACGCGAACCGAACAATCCCTGGCAGTCATCTCTTGAATGAGACAGCCGTTATTCAACACGTCAAAACTTCTCTTTTCAGCCAAATAAAAGCCTTTTGAAAGCCAGGGTGAAGAAAATGTCCACAGAATCACAAAAGAACTGACAAACAGCCATGTCTGTGTCACCCAGAGGGTGGGAAAATTTTGCTTAGTTTGCCAAATTCAGATCCATGTTGCCCTGTGTTTTGTCAAACATCGGGGTAAAAAAGACTTGTAAAAACAGttgcttaaaaaaatgaaagacgGGCAATTGAATGACAAATGTCAAttagaaaataaattaaatgaaGCTCTCAAGTCCTACTTAACAAATAACATATTGTTCAGAAGAGGTTTtcgataaaaaataaaaaaatgaaaaagatggTTGCGAGCCGTTATTCCAAATCTACGGTAACGTTAATGCCCAAAGCTTTTCCCTAATCCCTTCTCAAATAGCCGTTTCTCGTGTTTTTGTGCTAAAAAGGTTTTTAAGCTTTAGCGGTATCAGCATTGAAGTAAACGCCAGAAATGTTTGTATTTCTGTCTCTAGGGTTTCAAGTGTCACTTTCTATTAGTTTCACTTTCAGGTTCTTTCCGACTTCTTAAGAGAAAATCCTAATTCATCCAAAGAACTGGACAACAATAACCCATATCAGATTGACACACCAAAAAGAGGTTTTATTGAACGCCGACAAGTTTACAAAGGCGTGGAATGCGTGTTATTCCCTAACTTCTCCACTAATATTTCGCTTGAAGGACGTATTGTCATGCTCTCTGATTGGATCTCTGTGCCTAATTTGGGCTAAACTAATAACCGAGCCAAGATatttgtcaaaacaaaaggtttTTAGGGAGACACTTTAAAGCAAGAGCTCCCGTGTCACCGGAGATACACAGACGGCCGGCGAAAATGTTCAAGACACCTACTTTCTCGGATTTCCTTTAACGCGTTAAATATTCAACACCAAATCAAGCGTTGCACTGATAAATGGGAGATAGAGTTTCATTAAAAACGAAGTTGAGCGAAAACGTGAAATAAATTAGAAAGATAAACTCGTGACAATTCCGGTATTGCGAGTACTTCCTTGTAGTTATTAGATGAATTAGCAAGCCCACTCACGATTAGCGATTGTCACTCCCAATTCACTCGAAAATAATCCCAGAGCAAATTCCcatcaaaaataaaagaaacactGGACGAAAATTAATGAACATTTCCTCTTTGGGCAAACACCATCACAATTCTTTCCCTCTCTTAATTTCTTAGCACAATATTAGCGCGTCCTTAAATGGTTCCCCTCCCAATTTAGGTGGGCACAAAATCAGTTTGTGGAATTAGACTAAACAAACCGTCTGACGTTAGGCGTGAGTGGAAATATAATGATTCCATAATAACTGTTAATACAAagttttcacaaaaatcaacTGGACAGCTTACCAGTTATTTACTTGCAGGATTGTCAAGCCGGTTTCTTGGGCGAGTGACCTTTTCTGCTCTTCAGACGGGTATGGGTGCTAAAAGAGAGGAATATTTCAATATTGATATATCTCATGATTAAACAATTCCTGGCATCTCTTTGCTACTATTATAGTTAAATAAACACCTTTCGAAGCTCTGACAAAAAGAAATAGGTTGCAAAAATGCTTTTTAGGACTTCAGTACATGTAAAACCCTGTGGGGCTGAAAACAAAACTACTACTGCAGTAAGCGAAAACAGCAAAAAGaggatttgttttgttttttaaagcGTTTAAAAAGAATTTAGTGTCACTTTACTGAAAGGAGAAACTTTCGACAACGAAATAGGATTACTGCTGCACGAATCATTATTAATTTAGTGTCAAAGTATTAGCGTCAAAGCACGTCTTTGCTTAGTATTTGCCTTGTTCACTAAATGATTCTCGTAGAGAAAGCATGAAGGCACGTTTCCAATGAGATAAAAATATCCACAAGACATATTTCCGTGCGTGTAGTGTTTTGGCGTGTCAATGAATAGTCTTTGGAATCCCTGCTAGTTTTTGCCAATATCCACAAAGAAAGGCGACCCAATATGTGCAAATAGCATGGAAAATCTTTTTAATAAGCCAAGAGAAATTTTCTCGCATTGCAAAGCATTGCAAAGTTCAAGTACTTTTTCATAAGATTCGTGTAAGGACTTTCTTCGTTTTGGTCGGAGTCTCGCCAATTGTTTGACATGAAAAGGTAATGATAACAAAGCAAGCTTTCTTCACGGATAATAAGTATCAATAAAGGATCCACACGCGCAATCAAGGAGGCTGCGATTAATTAGGATATCATAAAGAGAGAATAAAACCAGGACCATAGATCACAATAGGGTGTTTCGACGCCAAAGGGTAATATCATTATTGGAGGCAATGAGACGTGATAGGTGCAAGGGCGTGACCTGTTTGCGGCGCCGCGGGAACGCCCTAATCCGCAAATTGGACATCTACACATGACCAGTCTTCAAATTAGGACATCTTCTTAGACAAGGTGACAAATGGTTTAGGCATTTATTGCAACAACAAACAAGCGTTGACGTCTTCTGTTTACTGGTATTTCTAGCCAATTTGTGAAGACAAAGAGATTTGAATGAGTCCTTTGGATTCTAATATTTCAGAGGAATGCAACTAAATTTCTGCAGTGCGAATAAAGACAAAGGACTTCAATTAGCTTTTCATCACGTAACCGACAAATAACGTTTGAATAAAACTTGTATTCCCAGAACTTAGCCACAAGtgagactttttttttattcgctGATTCACCGATGCTTTTTCGCCGAAGAACTTTTCTTCGTTAGCGCAAATCAATAAATCCGGAAAAAACTACTGTCTTTTCTTGCTCCTGAAAACTCAATAAACAGTTACCCTTTATATCTTAAGTCTGATTGAGGCTTTTTCTACAGACAATTTAAACCAACTTATCCTTTGCAAAGTTGATAAATACCGAAAACTCATCCTTTTCATCCTTCAACAAAATTTAACCACGAAGTGACCTTTTTTATTCACCGAGTGACCGATGGTTTTTCACCAAACAACTTAAGCTAACTTTTCATTCCCCTTGCACTCAATCGATGTCTTTACTTGCGTCACTATGTAAGACCTCGACAAACACCCATTCATTCGCTAATTCCACGTCTGACAGCAAACCCTGGATCGATAAACAAATAGTAAAGAAGACCCATCACTTTGGCTAAAAATCATACATGTCCGCTAGCTTTCAATATAAATAGGTTGGCGACGGCTCTCACGGAGTTGGCAGGTACATGTCGCCTCCGCTACTCGATACCCTTCGGAAGAAACTTACCACATTTTCAACCAAGCTTCGCCTTACTTTTATGCGCGTTTTCTTTCAAGATTTTACGTGTGCTTTATTTGAGTAaagtgattaaaaaaaaatatattactgACCCTTTAAGTTGCtattgaaataaataaaagacaCCGGACGTTGATTGCGGGATAGGTTCTTTTCCTAGGGGTATCGAATTTCACCTTTTCTTGTATGCAAAACGGTGAATGCACTTTGTAAATGAACGCCACGtccgcgaaaaaaaaaacatcaccaATGCTTCtcctttgaaaacaaaaaccgCTGTGTACTTTGAAACGAAATAGGCTAAGGGTTCCCGGTTTtgaatcggaaaaaaaaatgggcggTTTCCCTTAGTTTCCgtgttttttcttgttcttaTTGGAACCGATTATGTAAGGCGAAATCTTACTCTTTCCGTTAAGAAACCTCAAAGTTTTCGTTGTTTGCGTTTTTGTTAGTTAGCGTAAGGTGTAATAAACGGTTCTAAAGTGTGTCAAGGTTTACCGTGAGGTGTTGGAAGACCCACGCTTTCATGATGTTGGTGGCGGCCTTCGGTTGGTAGCGTAAGGTGTAATAAACGGTTCTAAAGTGTGTCAAGGTTTACCGTGAGGTGTTGGAAGAGCCACGCTTTCATGATGTTGGTGGCGGCCTTCGGGAAAATTCCCCGTTTCTTCTGGCTTTTCTTCCCTCCTTGGTCGTCGTCCGCCGTTTCGCTTCCTCCATCATCTGATCCTATCGATGCGTTGAGCGATTGACCTGGAATAATAGCGAAATGAAAGCATTAAGAGTCACTTCAAGTACTCAGATGTTTAGCCTAACCCTTCTTCCAAAGTAAGGGTAGAAATCCTTCTAAGTATAATATCCTAATCAAGAGATTACAATTTAAATTGTCAAACACAAGGTGTCCAAACTCAATACAGAGGCTCTCCAATAAGTGCTAGAATCAAGAAAAGGCCACTTGTCCTTGTGTCCGAAGTTTGCCAATCTATCTCACAAACTTTACAAGTGCTCACGCATCGTTAACTCAAGTCTCTTTCAAGACTTGTCACTACTTCAGTGTTAAAACCCTAAAACAGTCAACAGATCGTTTGGGGTTCACCATCGCGTTTAGGTACTAACAACCCGTTCTAAGAGATTATCTTACGTTGAGCGCTGTGTTCGAATTTCAACATCTTTTCACCGTTCAGGTCGTAGATGCTGTCATGGACTGGTCTCATATTGATTTCTATCGTGTCAGACTAGATGGGTTTTAAGGGCAGTCGCACGATATTCCCAACGAATTTGTCTGTCAATGTCTCAATTAGATGAAGCGGGTTAATGAGTCTCTTAGAAAGGGACAGCTCGAGGTGGCTTGGGACAGCTTGAGATGGTTCGAGATGGCTTGGCACCTGGTTCTCCTCTGAGCACCTGAGAGGTTATGGGGAATGCGCGCGCGGACGATCGGTTACAAATCGCCTCCCAACACAACGCGCCAACGAGTCTAACTGGAGCCCAGGATCGACGCGTGATTAGTCCTGCCCATAGACCAGCGCTTGATTGACGGGTCTTAAATAAACTCGGTAAAACTGACACTTTCTATAATTAAACTGGAAAGATAAAAGTCATCCTTAAATCCCACTTAAAATGTATGCGTTAGTTGTTTTTTATGAAATTGGAAAATGCAGATCAGTTAAAAGCATTTTTCGGCTGAATGTCAAATGCGACAGTAAGCGATGTTTGATCTAATATCTAAGCCTTTTTCCTATCTTTTCACATTAATTTTTTCGTGAGTTGCAAAACAAATATCTCAGTGACATTCTGGCCCCGGTTAGAGTAAATAATATTTCTTCTAAAAAATGCAAAACACACAAGAATGAGGCCAGCCATGGAAAAACAAATGCTCGAAGTTATATAAGGCACGATGCACGATAGGTCGAACAGCtgtcttgagtaaaaaaatctgaCAGGCCCTGGAGAGGTTTTGTGACCGATCTGTAATCTTCTTAAAAACAAAAGGGTGAAGGACTTTACACTCCATTGTACCGCTATTTAGCACCCTATAACAGAGTCTTAATAACCTGTAAGTAAGGGTTTGTTCTTGGAACATAACGGTGGATTTGCGCGCTGTGTTTTCAGAGGGCGCGCGCGAGCGATGCTTCGAGGGAAAAAAACGTATCTCGTAATCTTGGCAGAAAATGACCGTGACTTTGATGAAAGTGACACCGGCCTGATAAACGTTATTCCTTAGACCGCAGTTATTTCCTAGAAGCTCGATATGATCTGCGCTCTCTTTCTCAGCTTCCTGCACACTGACAAAGTTTGTAAAAAATACCGAGTTGTTATCGGAGCGCTGGGAAAATAGACCTCTCCTTAAAGAGAAGATCAATCCACGGCTAGTGAAACCCAAAACGTAAAGATCATTTGCACAAGCTCAGATGACTTGATAGCACTTTAAGCTGCCCCCGTCTTCCCGCTCGCGCCAAACAATGAAGTAAGCGATAAGAGAAGAAAAAACCCTTGTGTCTCAAGATGCAGCGAGAGCTCGCTCTAAGATGGTGCTTCAGACTTGTCACGCCTCGCACTTGGATTTTGACAAACCTTTTCAGGCTCGCTTAAGTGCTCACAAAAGGATCTAGCAGCACTAAGTCAGATTACACTATTCACCTGTTCTTCTCTCCTGACACGAGTACCCGTGATAGCCCCTCCTGAGTTCCTCTCCGAGAGGCATAGTGGTATCAAAGCCTTCGAAATATTAGCGGCACTGATCGAGTAAGGCTGCCGGAGGGAATCGCTCACCTCCTCGAGAATCTAATGAAGCGCGCGAAGCCGATTTAGCCGTAATGAATTCCCAAGCGTTTTTTCTGAAGTGTGCAAGTCTCATGTGGACGATTCAAGGGATTGTAGAACTTCCTTAGTGGTTCAAGTTATAAGTGACAGCGTGCGCATAATGAATTATTCGTTGACAGTACTTCAGGAAATTACGAGAGGAAATTGCATAAGGCTATCTTGTCAGATATATCAAAGATCACGGATAACTGTCAAATAGAAAGCAAAGAGAGAATGGAACGGTACACACGCACTTAGTCGTAGGCACCCTATTATCGTCCACAATATTGCAAAATACACATCTTTTTTGACTTAAATGGGATCTCGGGGATCTCTTTGCATTAAGAGTGGCGCGCGCGATCACCCGAAAGCAACAACTTTCCTATTGAGATCGGGAAAATCATGGGAACCTCCCCCCCTCTTAATTATCAAAGATTTGCCAAAATGACAGACTCTGCGCTCGAGTACCATATGCACCTAAACCATCGAAACTATAAGGAAACCTTTTAGGGGAATCTGGAGGGCAAGATCGCAACAAAACAGAAATCCTCCCTCGGCAAACAGGCAAGCGCTCAACCGCCGTGAGATCCACCATGACTCATTACATTGACAAATTGGTAAACGAAACTGGCACATGTGTTGGTTTCTGTTAATTTCGCTGACCTCCCCCATGTCAAAACAAGCGCACTAAATGGAATTTCTTATTGTTCCGTCTCAACGGCGGGGTTAGCGGCGAGTGGAGGCTTAGCGAGCTAATTGTAACTTTTCTTGGTAGACAGTTAACTATGTTTGTCCAACTCAGACGGTGTCACATCAATAGATGGACAGTTCCACTCCCAAGAAAGCAACGGAGGGAATAGCACGCGATCGCTAACAATCATACGCATTTTCTCGCGCCAAACTAGCGCCATTGTGCAAGCAAAAAGTCATGCTTCCCCCGCGGAACACAATAACACGCCGTGTAAATAGGAAACACACTGACatgacttttcttttcttcaacGTAACTGACACATTAGTCACAACAAAGAGTAGAAATATAGCAACATAGCGGCAGTTTGCATTTGTCTATAGAGCGTGTCTTGGATGCTGTAAAGTGATATTCTTTTTAATTACGCGTAGAAAAGAGCCCATTGTACAGCTGTGTCAACACAGACACCGAGCTTTCAACCCAATAAAGGCCTACAGAATAAATCCAGCCCTGCACCAATAATAAGTCGAACTCTTTACACAATTGTTGATGTGGACTTTTACAAACGTTGGACTAACGCGTTTAACATAATAAAAACGTTTGTAGGCACAGTAAAAGCGCGTATTAAATCCTTGTCTGATGCTGTCTTTTTGAGCACATTATTAAAAGACATCGAGTACGGAAACAATTTAATAAAGAAATGATTTGTATGTCTCATTCAATAAAGGGAAGCAAATCAAATGTGTGTCTCTACCTTCCGGAGTAACGGGGCACTCCGCGCCAGGATCCGATGGCGTTTGCGACTCTTGAGAGTGGGGTCCCGAGGTTTGTGCGTCCAGTGCAGCGAGACTAGGTTGCCAGGACGAAGGGGCGGTTTGCTATGATTAAACAAcataataaatacaatacatacCCACTGCAGTGGTTATCATAAACTAGACCTTATAATTAAGACGCTTTCGAAGCGGTGACAACTTATTGAATAGAAAGTGCAATCACGGGCCCAGCAGATATCGTCACATAACCGGGTTTTTGTCAGTGTTGATTGTGTTCGTCTGTAAGACCAGTTGACTGTCGACAGAGGAGTGTAATTGGCTTAAGTCCCTACAAATTGGCGGGAATTTATTGGAGCTGCGAGCGCGCTTTTTGAGTCAAGCAGATATCGTCACATAACCGGGTTTTTGTCAGTGTTGATTGTGTTCGTCTGTAAGACCAGTTGACTGTCGACAGAGGAGTGTAATTGGCTTAAGTCCCTACAAATTGGCGGGAATTTATTGGAGCTGCGAGCGCGCTTTTTGAGTCAAGCACGCTAAGAATTTAGGGCGATCTTGTGCCCGCTATCTCGGGCCTTCGCGTGCGTACGACAGATTTCTTTCAGCCGACCACAGCGAAGACAGCTAGTTGGATAGCTCGTAAGGGCCCCTTGTCAGACTGAAGAGACGAGGAATAAGAACGATAAAAAATACGCGAGCGCTCTCTCTCGAGAGAGAGAGTGTGGCCA encodes:
- the LOC5507882 gene encoding homeobox protein Meis1 isoform X3, which gives rise to MSFFPEIQELQYHTICALQPDQRRPTYDEVDGYGMEAAAMYDNRGAATALQMNHSSVTSSYHHPPSSLAVTSTMSTVSDIHKRDKEVLYGHPLFPLLALIFEKCELATCTPREPGAVGGDVCSSASFNEDIQAFAKQFKSDKAIFSSNHEVDSLMIQAIQVLRFHLLELEKVHELCDNFCKRYITCLKGKMPIDLVMDEKENGGKSKGDVDLPDSPSDDLQQTAPSSWQPSLAALDAQTSGPHSQESQTPSDPGAECPVTPEGQSLNASIGSDDGGSETADDDQGGKKSQKKRGIFPKAATNIMKAWLFQHLTHPYPSEEQKRSLAQETGLTILQVNNWFINARRRIVQPMIDASNRAGKSPVVTVFKSRRRKSSIGQGIPSPGPPRYGPGPGHPPPGYYPEQHHPQAHPNYHLDGGVQPPHFSPRAYMQDPASSGVGTMQIATTMAHSMHGQLQSPHAYRSSMPPQPQPMYIPGHPHAMMMPPPGHPHAHAHHPGHPGSQLISSSQSSPSIIVSEGGMTQSVMDMHSS